Within the Stenotrophomonas sp. 610A2 genome, the region AGCGATGAAACCACTGCGCAGCGCTGCCGACACCGACTTCGAGAAACTGCCGACATACAGCGTGTTCCTGAATTGCGACAACGAAGACAGACGGAACGCCGAGTTCGGCTTGAAATCAGCCATCGCATCGTTTTCGACGATGAGCACGTTATGCGCCGCAGCCAGCTCCAGCAAACGCTTGCCAACCTCCGGTGCGACATCCGTCCCGGTCGGATTGTGCGCGGTGGTCTGCATGAAGAACACACGTGCCTTGGTGGCCTGCAGCGCAGCCTCGAACTCGACCAGATCGGGACCATCCACGCGGCGCGTTATCGCCACCGATTTCGCGCCCTGCAGCTGCAGCTTGCCGAACAACGGGTAATAACCTGGCTGCTCCACCAGCACCGTATCGCCTGGTGCCACGTAGCGGCGGATGATCAGATCCAGCGCGTGATTGGCACCAAATGTAGTCGCCAGCTGGCGCGGCCCAAGCTCCATCCCATGCATGGCCATACGCCGGATGAGCTGCTGCCGCAGCGGCAGGTAGCCGTACCGGTTCCCGTAACGGAATAGGCTACCGACGCCGCTGCGGGCGACCTGCCGGTGGAACCGATCAAGCCGCATATAGGTCAACCAATCGACCGGCGGAAAGCCCTCGGCGAGATGTGATCGACCGGGTTCTCGGATGGCCTGTTGGCGCATCATCCACAGCGTGTCGATCACCCGACTGTAGCCGACAGGCTCTTCGTCCACGTCACGCTCAGGTGGCGCCTCGACGCCACGCACGAAGAACCCCTTGCCATGCTGCGCTTCAACCAGCGCTCGCTCGCCCAGCAGATCGAAAGCGGATATCACCGTGTTCTTCGAATAGCCGTTCAATCGCGCGTACTCACGCAACGATGGCAACTTGTCTCCGGGCTTGAGAACACCGGCCAATATCTGCCGACCGATGTCCATGGCAACTTTTTCCGCTAGCGAAATCTTCCGTGGTTCAGAGCGCATAAAAATCCATACGAATTTCTTCGGGCGCTCACTGTATCTACGCGCCAACACACTCTGTAAAGAGCATAAATAGACATTTTGAGATGAATTGAAAGATACGCAGCAGCGCATTTGCTGTTCGCAAGAACTGTACCTGTCGCTCGCCTCCCGCAGAGCACAAGGTTGCCGTTGTTCTACGCAATCCTCACCGACAGGCGAAGCAACGGCGCGACAAGAGATGAAAGCAATTAATGCACATCCGGCATACGGGCAATCATCGACTTCAATGTCAGTGATAGCGCACATACCGCGCAATTCGGCACGCGGAATCAGCCCTTCCATGTCGCCAGAAGCATCACTTTCGAAGCACGCATCACGGATGAAGAGTGACAATCATGCTCCGACCCGCGCTTCAGTCTCGTTTGTCGACGGACTGCTGGTGAACAAGCTTGACCTGCGCATTCCGATGGCTGCGCGCCAGCCTGGACATGCCCGTTCAATTCAAGCCATCGCCCAGCTGGCTCATGTCAGCGGTGGTTTCCGCACATTCGGCTCCGGCCCCCTGTTACGAGCAGGCATGCAGTTCAATGCGATCGACGATCTCTACTGTGCGCGCCAACAGATACTTCGGCTTCGCAATCAACTGATCGGTTTTGCCAACACCCTGACCACGACGTTGATAGCCCGCAGCGGAAGCTGCAAGGACATCGACGCCCTTGTCCGAACCTCCAGCGAGGGCGCCACGTTCCTCGAGATCGAGCTTCTGCTCGATGTTCCCGACCGTTCCGACTTACCGGTGGTCGACGCCATGATTGCAAAGATGGCATCGCTGATCGAACAGCTGACCCGCGGCAACAGAGGCCGTATCGCAATCAGCAGCATCGCAGAACGGCAACTGCTGTACGCGCAGCTGACACTGAACGCCGACAGCTTCTCGCTCACCCCGACCCAGGCCGATGCGATGGCCAGACGCCTGGTGGATCTGCACGATTCCAGCTGCAAGGATGCAACGGCCGTCTGTGCACGCAACAGCGAGGTTCTGGCTGCGGCCAATGCTGTCTATGCTGCAGTAGGTGCTACTGATCGCCGCGCTGGTCGTGCGCCTCAACCATTTTCGTCGCACATTGAACCAGGCCCGTCACTGGCGAGCTGGTACCACGATCATCACGGACACCTATCCGGAAGAATCATGCTGCCCCTGCAGATGGACCAGATGACTCACACTGCGGCGCCGCCCACGCATACGTGCACCAGCGTCGCTACTGGATCAATCCGGGAGGTGCATCCAATCGAGCATGCGGTGGCGGCCATCGCGCTGGCCCAGAGCCTTGCCAACCTGCATGCGCATGCGAGCGACTCCATCCTGCGAAAGGAACCTGCCCAGCATGCGCTGGATCTTGCATTGATGGCAGGGGCGCGCGGCAGCGAGATCGAACCGCTGGTGCACGCCATGCTGTCTGCGCGGAACTTTCGCTTCGATCATGCAGTGGCTGGGCTGCACAGGATGAGGACGCAGTAATGCGCGATGAAGATGAAGCACAGCAGGACCACGTGCGCATCATCGAGATAGGCGCAAGCCGCGGGCTGGCACGCCAGACCAAGGCATTGCCCACCAGCGTGCGCATGAACCTGGTTGAGTTGCTGGAGGCAGCCGGCATCAAGGAGCTGGAACTTGGTGCGTTCGCCTCATCGCGGCGAATGCCACAGCTGGCCGACACCGCCGCACTCTACGGTCTGCTTGGCCCGCCGCCGCTCAACCGCATCCGCTCGGCCGTGGTCCCTGACATGCAGCAGCTGGAGATGGCAGTCGCCGCTGGCTGCCGCGACATCACCGTCGCCTCGGCGGCATCGGACGCCTACTGCCGCGCCCGCCTCGGCTGCAGCATCACCGAAAGCCGGCGCCGCGCCGATGAGATCAGCGGGCGCGCCTTGGCGCTCGGCGTCCAGGTGCGCGCCACGCTGGCGACCATCGTTGATTGCCCGCTGAGCGGGGCCGTGTCGACGACCAGCGTCACCCGCATCGTGCGCAGGTTCCATGACATGGGTTGTCGCGAGATCAGCCTGTGCGATACCTCCGGCTCCGGCACCCCGGCAAGCATTGGCGTGCTGTTGCGGGCCTGCACGAGCGAAGTGCCAAGCCATCGCCTGGCTGGGCATTTCCACGACACCTTCGGGCTCGCCATCGCCAACGTCATCACGGCGCTGGAGCACGGCATCCGCGCATTCGACACCGCCATCTCCGGGCTTGGCGGCGACACCCATGCGCCGGGCGCGGCAGGCAATCTTGCCACCGAAGACCTGGTCCATCTGTTCGCCGGGCTGGGAATCCACTGCAGCGCCGATCTCGATGGCCTGCTGCTCGCAGCTGACTACATCGACTGCATGCTGCAGCGCCGGACCGAGTCGCGCGTCGGCAGGGCAACCCGTGCGCGCAGAAGCAGCTACCTGCAGACCGCGCAGGCCTAGCGGCGTGAGTGGCCCGCGCCAGCCCCGCCCGCCATGCCGGGCTGACCTTTGCCAGCAGTGCCCCGACTGGCGGATGTCCAGAAGCCGCTAACGGCAGCTGTCCGTGCTGGTTGGAACACTGTCGGATCAAGTGCGCGACTGACACGCCGTCTCCGATGAAAGTAAGATGTACGGGTCAGCGAGCAGAGCGGCCAGCCGACCACACCGTGACGGCGCCTGGCGCCGTGGAGAACCTCCCATGCCGCTGTCGTCGAATCCTTGGCCATGCTGCCGGAAGCAGCAGCGCCAGGCCTATACCCCGCCCCGTCCCTCGCCTGCCTGCATAGCGCACCGGCCATCCCACAGCGTGCGTGCGTTCCCATGACAGCCTCCAGCACACGCCTGATCGACGCCTTCCTGAGCCTCT harbors:
- a CDS encoding aminotransferase-like domain-containing protein, producing the protein MEGLIPRAELRGMCAITDIEVDDCPYAGCALIAFISCRAVASPVGEDCVEQRQPCALREASDRYSSCEQQMRCCVSFNSSQNVYLCSLQSVLARRYSERPKKFVWIFMRSEPRKISLAEKVAMDIGRQILAGVLKPGDKLPSLREYARLNGYSKNTVISAFDLLGERALVEAQHGKGFFVRGVEAPPERDVDEEPVGYSRVIDTLWMMRQQAIREPGRSHLAEGFPPVDWLTYMRLDRFHRQVARSGVGSLFRYGNRYGYLPLRQQLIRRMAMHGMELGPRQLATTFGANHALDLIIRRYVAPGDTVLVEQPGYYPLFGKLQLQGAKSVAITRRVDGPDLVEFEAALQATKARVFFMQTTAHNPTGTDVAPEVGKRLLELAAAHNVLIVENDAMADFKPNSAFRLSSLSQFRNTLYVGSFSKSVSAALRSGFIAGENAHIEELADLKMLLHIGSSEYGERMLEAILREGNYLRHVGRLQDRVRAATAEGLEVLQRLDATVYAAPEQSLYLWARFGDIEDTRLLTARLLSRGVVLAPGAFFNIDSEQVSPWTRLNVAYLNDSVFIDSLREELDQAAAVA
- a CDS encoding hydroxymethylglutaryl-CoA lyase, which produces MRDEDEAQQDHVRIIEIGASRGLARQTKALPTSVRMNLVELLEAAGIKELELGAFASSRRMPQLADTAALYGLLGPPPLNRIRSAVVPDMQQLEMAVAAGCRDITVASAASDAYCRARLGCSITESRRRADEISGRALALGVQVRATLATIVDCPLSGAVSTTSVTRIVRRFHDMGCREISLCDTSGSGTPASIGVLLRACTSEVPSHRLAGHFHDTFGLAIANVITALEHGIRAFDTAISGLGGDTHAPGAAGNLATEDLVHLFAGLGIHCSADLDGLLLAADYIDCMLQRRTESRVGRATRARRSSYLQTAQA